From a single Theropithecus gelada isolate Dixy unplaced genomic scaffold, Tgel_1.0 HiC_scaffold_15876, whole genome shotgun sequence genomic region:
- the LOC112617077 gene encoding ermin isoform X3 → MTDVPATFTQAECNGDKPPENGQQTITKTSEELTDVDSPLPHYRVEPSLEGAPSKGNREERRKLQGNMLLNSSMEEKILKETSADEMTFREGHQWEKIPLSGSNKEIRRQERIAEQPLEEEEDEDRKNKGHQAAEIEWLGFRKPSQADMLHSKHEEEQKVWDEEINDDDDDDNCNDDEDEVRVIEFKKKHEEVSQFKEEGDASEDSPLSSASSQAVTPDEQPILGKKSDISRNAYSRYNTISYRKIRKGNTKQRIDEFESMMHL, encoded by the exons ATGACAGATGTTCCAGCTACATTTACCCAGGCTGAATGTAATGGGGATAAACCACCTGAAAACGGTCAACAAACAATCACTAAAACTAGTGAGGAATTGACTGATGTGGACAGCCCCCTGCCACACTACAGGGTAGAACCCAGTCTCGAAGGTGCACCCAGCAAAGGAAAtcgggaggaaagaagaaaattacaagGGAACATGTTGCTCAACTCATCCATGGAGGAGAAAATTCTAAAAG AAACAAGTGCTGATGAAATGACATTCAGAGAAG GGCATCAGTGGGAGAAGATTCCTTTGAGTGGCAGTAACAAGGAAATAAGAAGACAGGAGAGGATTGCTGAGCAACCTcttgaagaggaagaagatgaggaCAGGAAGAACAAAGGTCACCAGGCAGCTGAAATTGAATGGCTGGGATTTCGAAAACCTAGTCAAGCTGACATGTTACATTCTAAACATGAAGAGGAGCAGAAGGTTTGGGATGAAGaaattaatgatgatgatgacgatgataatTGCAATGATGACGAAGATGAAGTTCGGGTGatagaatttaagaaaaaacatgaagaagtttctcaatTTAAAGAGGAAGGTGATGCAAGTGAGGACTCCCCACTGAGCAGTGCCAGTTCCCAAGCCGTGACACCTGATGAGCAGCCAATCTTAGGGAAGAAGAGCGATATCTCCAGAAATGCTTATTCCAGATACAATACAATATCCTATCGGAAAATCAGAAAGGGAAATACCAAGCAAAGAATTGACGAGTTCGAGTCTATGATGCATTTATAA
- the LOC112617077 gene encoding ermin isoform X2 produces the protein MTDVPATFTQAECNGDKPPENGQQTITKTSEELTDVDSPLPHYRVEPSLEGAPSKGNREERRKLQGNMLLNSSMEEKILKEQKFFIVHKAITDLSVQETSADEMTFREGHQWEKIPLSGSNKEIRRQERIAEQPLEEEEDEDRKNKGHQAAEIEWLGFRKPSQADMLHSKHEEEQKVWDEEINDDDDDDNCNDDEDEVRVIEFKKKHEEVSQFKEEGDASEDSPLSSASSQAVTPDEQPILGKKSDISRNAYSRYNTISYRKIRKGNTKQRIDEFESMMHL, from the exons ATGACAGATGTTCCAGCTACATTTACCCAGGCTGAATGTAATGGGGATAAACCACCTGAAAACGGTCAACAAACAATCACTAAAACTAGTGAGGAATTGACTGATGTGGACAGCCCCCTGCCACACTACAGGGTAGAACCCAGTCTCGAAGGTGCACCCAGCAAAGGAAAtcgggaggaaagaagaaaattacaagGGAACATGTTGCTCAACTCATCCATGGAGGAGAAAATTCTAAAAG AACAGAAATTCTTTATTGTTCATAAGGCTATCACAGATCTTTCTGTCCAAGAAACAAGTGCTGATGAAATGACATTCAGAGAAG GGCATCAGTGGGAGAAGATTCCTTTGAGTGGCAGTAACAAGGAAATAAGAAGACAGGAGAGGATTGCTGAGCAACCTcttgaagaggaagaagatgaggaCAGGAAGAACAAAGGTCACCAGGCAGCTGAAATTGAATGGCTGGGATTTCGAAAACCTAGTCAAGCTGACATGTTACATTCTAAACATGAAGAGGAGCAGAAGGTTTGGGATGAAGaaattaatgatgatgatgacgatgataatTGCAATGATGACGAAGATGAAGTTCGGGTGatagaatttaagaaaaaacatgaagaagtttctcaatTTAAAGAGGAAGGTGATGCAAGTGAGGACTCCCCACTGAGCAGTGCCAGTTCCCAAGCCGTGACACCTGATGAGCAGCCAATCTTAGGGAAGAAGAGCGATATCTCCAGAAATGCTTATTCCAGATACAATACAATATCCTATCGGAAAATCAGAAAGGGAAATACCAAGCAAAGAATTGACGAGTTCGAGTCTATGATGCATTTATAA
- the LOC112617077 gene encoding ermin isoform X1 — protein sequence MTDVPATFTQAECNGDKPPENGQQTITKTSEELTDVDSPLPHYRVEPSLEGAPSKGNREERRKLQGNMLLNSSMEEKILKENSEQKFFIVHKAITDLSVQETSADEMTFREGHQWEKIPLSGSNKEIRRQERIAEQPLEEEEDEDRKNKGHQAAEIEWLGFRKPSQADMLHSKHEEEQKVWDEEINDDDDDDNCNDDEDEVRVIEFKKKHEEVSQFKEEGDASEDSPLSSASSQAVTPDEQPILGKKSDISRNAYSRYNTISYRKIRKGNTKQRIDEFESMMHL from the exons ATGACAGATGTTCCAGCTACATTTACCCAGGCTGAATGTAATGGGGATAAACCACCTGAAAACGGTCAACAAACAATCACTAAAACTAGTGAGGAATTGACTGATGTGGACAGCCCCCTGCCACACTACAGGGTAGAACCCAGTCTCGAAGGTGCACCCAGCAAAGGAAAtcgggaggaaagaagaaaattacaagGGAACATGTTGCTCAACTCATCCATGGAGGAGAAAATTCTAAAAG aaaactcAGAACAGAAATTCTTTATTGTTCATAAGGCTATCACAGATCTTTCTGTCCAAGAAACAAGTGCTGATGAAATGACATTCAGAGAAG GGCATCAGTGGGAGAAGATTCCTTTGAGTGGCAGTAACAAGGAAATAAGAAGACAGGAGAGGATTGCTGAGCAACCTcttgaagaggaagaagatgaggaCAGGAAGAACAAAGGTCACCAGGCAGCTGAAATTGAATGGCTGGGATTTCGAAAACCTAGTCAAGCTGACATGTTACATTCTAAACATGAAGAGGAGCAGAAGGTTTGGGATGAAGaaattaatgatgatgatgacgatgataatTGCAATGATGACGAAGATGAAGTTCGGGTGatagaatttaagaaaaaacatgaagaagtttctcaatTTAAAGAGGAAGGTGATGCAAGTGAGGACTCCCCACTGAGCAGTGCCAGTTCCCAAGCCGTGACACCTGATGAGCAGCCAATCTTAGGGAAGAAGAGCGATATCTCCAGAAATGCTTATTCCAGATACAATACAATATCCTATCGGAAAATCAGAAAGGGAAATACCAAGCAAAGAATTGACGAGTTCGAGTCTATGATGCATTTATAA